CAAGGTCGTCGAGGGCGCCTCCGAAGAGGAGGCGTACGTGCTGAGCATCGCGGAGAACGTGAACCGCGCCGACATGACAATCATGGAGGAGGCCGGCGCGTACGCCGACCTCAAGGCTGCCGGTTGGACCCCGGCGAAGATTGCCAAGCAGTTCGGCAAGACGGAAACCCACATCACGTGGCGGCTCGGCCTGCTCACCCTGCGCCCCGAGGTGGCTGAAATGGTCGACAACGGCCAGATCAAGAACAACCTGGCCTGGCACATCGCCCAGCTGAACCCGGCCAACCAGATGGTGGCCGCCATGCGATACGTGCGCGGCGATTTCGACAGCGAGGCTGAGGCGCAGCACTTCGCCAATGGCCTCAAGCTGATGGAGCAGCAGACCTCCCTGACCAACGAAACGGCTCCAACGGCCGAGGAGCACGAGACGCGGAAGAAGGCCAAGGCCAAGGCGAAGGACGGGCTCGGAAAGGCCGAGGAAGTCCTGATCCCGCTGCTGGAGGAACTGGCCGAGAAGAAGCCCGAGGACCTGGCAGTCATCCTCGGCGACGACCTCAGCCGTCACGTGCGCGTCGTCGGCCGCCTGTACGCCAAGGTGCAGATGGTGCGGAACCTGTTGAGCAAGGCGCAGGGCATCCAGCGGGCCATGGAAGCGGAGTTCAACAAGGCCGCGGTCGAGGTTCAGCGGGAGGCCGCCGCCAAGAAGGCCGAGGCTGAGGCCAAGCCGGAGACGGCCGAGGTGGAGAAGCCCAAGGCGAAGGATGCGGCCAAGCCGCAGCCGACGGCGAAGAAGACGGCAGCGAAGTCCGCCACCGCGAAGCCCGTGGCGCCGACGACCGCGACGGCCAAGGCCCCGACGCGCCGGACGGCCGCCAAGAAGGCCGCAGCGGCGGCGAAGTAGCTCCAACGGGGAGGGGGCCCGCACTCAGCGGGCCCCCTCCCTGCTGGCGTGTATGGCCCGTCGCCGTGCCCGCAGGAGCTGCTCCCCCTGCGGACACGGTGCCGCTCAGGTTCTTTGCGGCCTGAGCGGGGCACCGATGGCATCCGGGCGCGCCGCCGGCGGCGCCGACGAGGGCGCCCGACCGCTGAGCACAGACGAAAGGAAGTTACGTGCTCACTCTGTTCACCAATCGGTTCCAGGCTTTCCAGCCTCCGCAAGGAGTGCCGGTGCGCATCACGCTGGGCGCCCCCCGCTTCAAACTCCCCTACTCCCTCACCCACTCGGTGCGGGAGCTCGCGCCGCGTCGGGACTACCTCTCCAGCCCCGAGCCTGAGTTCACCGAGGCCTACCGGGCAGACCTCGATCAGCTCGGACCTGAGCAAATCGCCGCACGGCTACGGCAGATCACCCAGGCGGAGAGCGACCACCGTCTGGTGCTGCTCTGCTTCGAAGACTTGGCCAAGCCGGGCCTGTGGTGCCACCGCCGGGTATTCGCCGCCTGGTGGAAGGACGTCACAGGGGACAACGTGCGGGAGCTGTCCCCGATGGAGGACGGCCACTACCAACAGGGAACCTTGATGTGAGCGTCGGAATCGCGCCTAAAAGATAGATGACATGATTCCAAGGGGCTACGTGCTCCTTGTGTTAGGTTCCAAGCGCAGCGCCCGGCCCGGCCCCGACGAGGCCGGGCGTTGTCGTACTCGGGAGGCGAGAGATGTTCCAGGGCACCATCCCGGGCCCCATGCGCTCCATCGTGCGTGAGACCGCCAGCCAGTGGCCGGGCGGCCCAATGTACGTGCCCTGTTGCGGCAACTTCACGATCGAGCGCAGCGTGGCCGGCATGGGCTTCGCCCTGCACTCCTCCGACGTGTCCATCTACACTAGCGCGGTCGGCCGGTGGCTCACTCGCCAGCCGGTCGGCATCCAGCTCCTTGAGGAGAGCCGAGACAAACTCGGCTGGCTCGCCGACTCCTTGGACGACGGCGTAGGGACCGTGGCCACGCTCATGCTCGGCACACGGTTTCTCGCCAGCGTCGGCCGCGAGGGGCTGTGGCACGAACGGGTCGTCCGCTCCTACCGAGAGCAGTGGAAGGCCAAGCACGCGGAGACGATCGAGCGGCTGTCCGGCTCAGACATCGAACTCGCCTCGTACGCGGTGGAGGACGTGCGCTCCTGGCTCCAGAAGATCCCCAGCGATGCCCCGGTGTGTTCCTTCCCTCCCTTCTATGGCGGCGGCTACGAGAAGCTGTACGAGCCGCTGGAGGCGCACTTCACCTGGGACGCGCCCGAGTACGAACCGTTGTCCGACGACGACGTGGTCAGTGTGCTGGGCGCGATCACGGACCGGCCATACTGGCTGACGGCCTCCAATCACGATGTTCCCGAGCTGCACCGCTACCTACGCGGGGTGATCAAGGCGACGCCGCGCGCCGCCCCGTTCTACGTGTACGCCAGCGAGGCCCGGACGAGGATCGTCGCCCCTCGCCAGCCGATCGAGCCAGTGAAGGCGCCCCGCCTGCGCCAGGGGGACGAACTGGTCGGCCCGCTGAGCCTGTCACTGCTGAAGCCGGGCCAGTTCAACGCCCTACGCTCCCGGTATCTGAACCCGAAGATCGCACCGGGTGCGGCGAACCTGGCCATCGCGGTGAAGGACGGCAAGGGGCGGGTGCTCGGCGTCTTTGCAATGGCTCCCAGCTCGTACACGCCGGACGAGGCGTACGTGCTCTCGGACTTTGCCGTCGCGCCGACCGACTACCCGCGGCTGTCCAAGCTGATCGTGCTGGCGGCTACCAGTGCCGAGGCGCAGTTGCTTTGCCAGCGGGCGTTCTCGCGGCGAATCCGGCGGGTGTCCACGACGGCATTCAGCAACAACCCGGTGTCGATGAAGTACCGCGGGCTGCTGCGGCTGACCAAGCGCGGCCCGTCCAACGAGGACGGCTGGAAGTTCCAGCTCCAGTACCAGGGGGCGATGGGCGAGCACACGCTGGCCGATGCCCTGCAGATATGGGCGAAGCGGTGGGGCGCCCCGACGACGAAGACGGGAGTCTGACCATGGAGGAGACCACTCGCCTCGCCCCACCGCAGATGGTGCAGGGCGACCCGCGCACGCTGACGCTCCTCGACGTGAACGCGCGGTTCCTGCCGCATGAGCAGTTCCGGCAGCTCGTGGCGAACATCGAGCGGGACGGCTGCCTCACTTCGACGCCGCTGGTGTGGAACGACCGCGAGGCCGGACGGCTGGTCGTGCTGTCGGGCAACCACCGCACGCTCGCCGCCATCGAGGCAGG
This genomic interval from Streptomyces sp. NBC_00557 contains the following:
- a CDS encoding putative antirestriction adenine methyltransferase is translated as MFQGTIPGPMRSIVRETASQWPGGPMYVPCCGNFTIERSVAGMGFALHSSDVSIYTSAVGRWLTRQPVGIQLLEESRDKLGWLADSLDDGVGTVATLMLGTRFLASVGREGLWHERVVRSYREQWKAKHAETIERLSGSDIELASYAVEDVRSWLQKIPSDAPVCSFPPFYGGGYEKLYEPLEAHFTWDAPEYEPLSDDDVVSVLGAITDRPYWLTASNHDVPELHRYLRGVIKATPRAAPFYVYASEARTRIVAPRQPIEPVKAPRLRQGDELVGPLSLSLLKPGQFNALRSRYLNPKIAPGAANLAIAVKDGKGRVLGVFAMAPSSYTPDEAYVLSDFAVAPTDYPRLSKLIVLAATSAEAQLLCQRAFSRRIRRVSTTAFSNNPVSMKYRGLLRLTKRGPSNEDGWKFQLQYQGAMGEHTLADALQIWAKRWGAPTTKTGV
- a CDS encoding ParB/RepB/Spo0J family partition protein encodes the protein MTDTNKVAFINLKISEIAPNPEQPRKFFSEQAQEELTASIKENGLLQPVVVRPVEGAKVPYMLIAGERRWRSCQAAGLEVIPAKVVEGASEEEAYVLSIAENVNRADMTIMEEAGAYADLKAAGWTPAKIAKQFGKTETHITWRLGLLTLRPEVAEMVDNGQIKNNLAWHIAQLNPANQMVAAMRYVRGDFDSEAEAQHFANGLKLMEQQTSLTNETAPTAEEHETRKKAKAKAKDGLGKAEEVLIPLLEELAEKKPEDLAVILGDDLSRHVRVVGRLYAKVQMVRNLLSKAQGIQRAMEAEFNKAAVEVQREAAAKKAEAEAKPETAEVEKPKAKDAAKPQPTAKKTAAKSATAKPVAPTTATAKAPTRRTAAKKAAAAAK
- a CDS encoding DUF488 family protein, whose product is MLTLFTNRFQAFQPPQGVPVRITLGAPRFKLPYSLTHSVRELAPRRDYLSSPEPEFTEAYRADLDQLGPEQIAARLRQITQAESDHRLVLLCFEDLAKPGLWCHRRVFAAWWKDVTGDNVRELSPMEDGHYQQGTLM